In Hemicordylus capensis ecotype Gifberg chromosome 8, rHemCap1.1.pri, whole genome shotgun sequence, the DNA window AGGTAGGCTGTCTCCAGTTGGAGACTGGTCGACAGCCACTGAGGCGGCTCAGGCAGGGCTTCCACACCCTCGAGCTGTCTGGCCGGGCGCTTCCAGGCACGGTCCGGCCGGAGTCCCCGCAGCCCAGCAATAAAGCACATCCTATTCTGGGCGCAGCCCCACCGTAGCCAGTGGGGAGGGCCGCGCAAGGGGCAGGAACCGGCGGACCCTCGTCAGCCCgacggaggagaaggaggaggaggaggaggagggggacacGAGAGCTGCCGTCCTCCCTCTGGAACAAGAAGGGCGGCGCCACCACGCAGAGCGAGGCACCCGGCGGGGGCGAGGCATGCACGGCCCGCTtgcccgcccagcagcccccccccccgccagctgcagGCGGGCCTGGCAGGAAGAAGGGGGCGCATCCCGCGCGGGGGCTCTCCAGGGTCGGAGGCCGGGAGGCTGAGGGGGCCAGGGGGGCAGTCACCCCCGAgcaggctcgggggggggggggtggggggctcccgcGCGggcactctgcccatgctcaggaGGCGGAGGAGGGGCGCTCTCCGAGGTTCGGGGCGGcgccagggcaggcaggcaggcaggcaggcggcgcGGCTCTCACCTTGCGGGGCGGCGGCAACACTCGGGGCGGCGGGCAGGGGGGCCTCCATGAGGAAGAGGAAGGCCGGGGCCGGGCGGGGCTCGAGGGCTTGTTCTTCGCCGGCGCCTCGGAGGAGCGACGTTGGGCTGACGACGTTCAAATGGGCCaatcggggggagggggcggtgcCCGAGCGGGCCCGTGCTCCAGCCGGGCAGCGGGGATTGGCCGCTGAGGGGGCGGGGCCACTCGTGGCCAGccacagggggcggggccaagCGCAGCTGGCGGGAGAaggggcggggcggcggcggccacgAGGCTGACCCTCAGCTCCTGCTCGTCTTCGTTGCGCGCTCAGACGTGAATCTTCTTCCTCGCCGTAATCGGGCCCGGATTGCTGCAGGTGGCGGCGGAGGCGGCCTCTGCCCGCCGCGCTCCCAACAGCCAGCAGGGCCATTATATAAGCAAACCCGCCGCGCCCCCCTcgcacctccggggggggggcgggtggatCCCTGGCGCGGTGCCCGAGGGGGCGGCCCCCGCCGCTGCTGCGGGCCCTGCgcacagcccacccccaccccgctcgcCTGCCCCACCCCTTCGAGGGTCCGCACTCAACGTTTGCAAGCGGGTGTCTGGTGAAATGGGCATCTCGCCGCATTCTCACGACCGGGCAGTGCGGCTCTTTACGTGCCGGGGGAGCTGCATGGTGCCTGTGGTGGGTTCTGCGTGTGGGCGGCGCGGGGGGCCCGCTGATGCCCTTGGCGCCCTCTCCCCCGCCGCTGCAGCCTGCGCTGTTACGCGCCTCCGCGGCGAGCCTGCGGCAAGGGGAGCGCGACTCCAGGGCTGGACACGGTCAGGTAGCAGTGCCTGTCCATCAATTACGGCCACTCTGTGGCTTGCGtgtagtgtgattgtgtgtgtataaatgccCGTTTtgagggggaagagaaaatgcACTCGAGCATGACTGAAGTAGTACCTAATCATTACGGACGTCATTAATGACATGTTACAAGTAcataattttgttcaaattgaattactttactatgcaagtaaataatttatgttttaatacttgtgcacatttttaaaatttagggcccctttataacatgcGCTACAGGcgctgcactagcttaatccggccctgtaaCCTGCTCACAGTGAGACCCGCATACCTGGCTCCCTCAGGGGAGAAGGCCGGGTGAGGACGGGAATCCCGGCTTTTGCCAGTGAGCTGGCAATGCTCTTTTTGAATGCTAAGCTCCATTTTGACCTGCTTGTATGTTCTTTATTgagtttaattgttgtttttatatttgttttattgaatTGTATTGTTGCTAGCTGCCCAGGGGCCTTAGGACAAAGGGCCACACAGACATACAAACATAAATATAAACCtatacttaaataaataaagtgggggTGTGCAACTCAGATGCTTTGGTGGACTGGAACCAATCATGACTTGATGTGCAGGAAGCAAGGTCAACTTTCAACACATGGTTATATTAACAATATCAAAGAAAGCAACTTCTACTTACTTgtggatctcccccccccgccccccccgccatcaAGGGACCCACACTTTTAACCCTGGTCAGTGGCCAGAAAttagtggggcccctggagtgcctGCCGGCCCCAACAAAGGCcaagccctctcctctccctaagcTGCTGTTGCttgcaggctgcaatcctaggcatgtttacttgggagGAGAAAGCCACACGGGGGTCTGATTTCCAAGTAAAGATGcgagggcggggtgtgtgtgtgtgtgtgtgttgccaggcAGTTTCCAGAGAGGCCAGAGGATAGCGGCCCTCGGAGAAGGGggaccctctgcctttctgggatgcgccctgcctgtgcctgcctggtgcgatgctgctgctgctgcggtcccagcccactccagtcctcagcgcTGCTGCCAAGAGCCCTTCCGGGCGGCTGCGGCAGCTGCAGGACATTCCTCCCTGGGGggggccagcaagaagtgcctgTGGGCCAGATCCTGCCCCCGGGCCTCACGTTGTGTGGGCCTGCTCTAGGAGGAGGGGCGCTGTCTGCAGGGGCCGCATGTCGGGCGTGTAGGGCTTGGAGCGGGGCCCTTGGTGCCAGTCACGTCCGGGCGAGCAAGTGGAACTGGGTGGCAAAGTCCTCGCCGTTCTGGTGGAGCGAGAGCGGCCTGCTCTCTTCCTTCGGGATGGCCAGGCAGAAGCTCGGGAAGGCCCTGGCCTCAAACTGAGCTCTGATGAGCTTTGGTGCTGTCCACCTCAGCCTGGACATCTGGAAGTGGAACCTCTCGGACTCCCTCCAGGGCTGCTCCGAGGTCGTCTCCCGTTTCTAGAAGGCAGGAGGAAAGTCATCTGGGCGACTCACAGAGCTGCGCAGCATGTGCCTGGGCAGAGGCAACCCCACTTCCTCTCTGTGAGTCCACTTTGGAGGCTCTTTGGGGCAGAGCCAATCTGCTACAGCCAGCCCCGACTTGGCCTCTTGCTCTAGGATGCAAAGCAGGGCCACAGAATGCCTTCCAGCACTCCATATGTCTTGGCCAGGTGATGGCAGCCTgttgtctggggggtggggctcaCTGGGCCGGAAAGGGCCCCCTCTGGGAGAGAGGGCTTGGGGCTGTGGTGCACGCAGAGGCACCCGTTGTAGGGCTCTTGGCTGAGCTGCTGGCGGGGAGCAGCCCCCACGCCAAGGCACTCCTCTttgcctccacccccagcagGTCCTGGagcttggcctgtttggctgCTGCCAGCTGAGCCTCCGTGGCCTCAGCCCCCTGTCACCCGCCCCCCTGCTAACGCTACTCTGGGCGCTCTTGCTTTTCCTTCAGCTGCTGCCTGCATGTGTGCAGCACAGCGATGCAAGCAGAAgctgggcccaggctgccagcagcctcagCGAACAGCACAGCACTGGCCAGTCCTTGGCCCAGAGGGCAGGCAAACCCCACCACCAGTGAACTGAGGGTGCCCCCCCCAGGCAGATTCACTCACCACCAGCTTCAGCTGTGGCAGGCCATTGGTCTCCTCACAAGTCAGGTACAGCATGTGgccctcctggtccatcacctCCAGTGAGACGAGCTGTGTCTGGGTGCTGATGTGGGAGAGCAAGTGCACCTTCAGCATCACCTTCTCTAGAGAGAGGGAAAAGGGCGAAGGCCGCCTCAGTGAGGACCAGGACCTTCCTTAGGCCCCATTCCTGGGAGCGGAGCATCCAGCAGCCTTGAGAAGGGAGGGAGACCAGCTGGGCCTGGTGGCCAAAGAGCCCCTTGCACAGCCCTCCTCCACCTGCCCCGCCTGGGCTCTTCTCCCGGCACCACTGGCCAGTCTTTGTGTGGGCACACAAGGAGGCTGTGTGGCAGCAGGCCGTGGCCTTTTTTGTGGCAAGGATGGAAGCCTCccgagcagggcagcagcaccgTCCTGAAAGCCACCTGTCAATGATTCTGgtgcatttaggaacataggaagcggccacatcctgagtcagacccttggtccacctagctcagtattgtcttcacagattggcagcggcttccccaaggttgcaggctggagtctctctcagccctctcttggagatgccgccagggggggaacctgaaaccttctgctcttcccagagcggctccatcccctaagtggggcaatatatctttcagtgctgacacttctagtctccctttcatatgcaaccagggcaggccctgcttggcTCGGGACAAGtcgtgctggctaccaccagacccgctctcctctatAGGCACTTTCCCACGAAAAGCAAGTGGTGGTTTGCGAAGGGAGCTCACTTCATCTGCCgcaggggaggagcagggctgagAGCCGAGCAGACAGACTCCCACCAAGCAAGCCACGCTGCGAGGAAccctgcaggggtggggcggAGCGCCCAGAGATCCTCTGCCCTGGAACCAACCACCAGCAAGGACTGGTCTGAAGGAGCGGCCAAGGAGGATGGTGGCAAGGGGCAGGGCCACCTGGGCAGCAGTCCAGCCGCTGGGGACTGGAGggaaccccccctccccgcccctccgGTAGCTGAAGGGCCGGGGTGGAGACCCTTCTCTGCCCCGTGGCCTTCTTTACCTGTGCTGCGGTATGCCGGCAGGTGCCTGGCATACAGCTGGGCCTGGCCTTCCGGATTCCTCAGCACGAGATGTTTTTGTCCCTGGACATCTTGGATGCTGTATGTCCTGGTGAGCACAGCAGAGTGGGCTGGAGCAGCAAAAGGTTCCGAATCTGAAAAGCAAAGGGGCGATCAGGATTGCTGAGGACTGGCCCCAGCGGCTGGGCAGGCAAGACGGCCGTGTGCAGAGAAGGAGCCCCCAGCCCGGGcgtgcctgcccctgctggcaatccttgcttcccacccacccccaccccccggcttggTGGCTGCTTTCTGGCTGCTGAGAATCCCAggcttcctcccaggagctcacAGTGGCCTATGTGGCGCTCCCCTCTTTTATTctcacagcagccctgcaggGTAGGATCAGCCACGCGAGGACAACCTTCTCCTTTGATTCGATCTCGGAACCCCCTCCCCACTCAGGTCCCCTGTTCTAACCACTCTACCATCCTGGCTCTCACTTGCTGCTGCTTGTGTCACTTCCCAAAACCTGGCTGCTGTGAAGAGCATCTTGTTCCTAAAAGAGGtgacagttgctgctgctgcagctgtgagcCACTTTTCAGACTCTTGCCTTGGCGGAGACCCAGGGGGGCTCTgtggcccacccaccacccaggCACTGTGTGGAagcccctcctgcctctctcaggtgcagccagggaggggcctCCTCGGCCCTCCCTGCATCCAGCAACCAGCTTCTCCTTTGCTCCAAGGTCCGGAGAAGGacgccccctcctcccccccccggggtATGGTCAACACATGGGGCAGGCAATGGGGCTGTCTTCTTCTGCCAGCCTGCCCCCCAGCAGGCGGATGCAAGCCCGGCAAAGGTGCAGCAGGAGCTGGCCGGCTTGGGCCATCCTAACCACCTGTGGAGCGACAGGTGGAAGTTGGATgtcagggctggggaggggggaaggttgCCACTCGCCCAGGAGGAGAGGCTCTCTCGCATAACCTagttcagtgattctcaaacttgggtcctcaggtgttcttggacttcacctcccataatccccaaccaaaggccactgaggctggggattatgggagttgaagcccaataacacctgaggacccaagtttgagaatcactgacctAGTTGGAGGAAGCAAGACTCACTGAAGTCAATAGGGTGACTCATGAGCAACTTGGCatcacaacaacagcagcagcaggaagtggtGGAGAATCTGACAGTTAACCCTAAAGTCTGAAGCCGGTTCAGATTTACACCACTGTAAATGGCTCTGAGGGGAGAGAgcggaaaggaggaggagagcgaacacccctgcctgccccctccccctgtgtgagagagaaagacggggggggaggggagtgtaaggtgagggctttccctcctctcactcccccaccccacatattgcAGGAGCAGCACCGGGCGCTTGGAAAAAACAATTGGCCAATTTTGCAACCCAAGGAGTTGCAAGCCTTGAGATGCTGCTGGCACCCTTGGCAAGAGCTGCgctggggggggtggtggtggttaaaaaaGCTGATTGCAGCGGCTGGTTGCTTTGTACAAGAACAGtgggattttaaaagaaaaggcttATTTCAAAAGCTGAAAGGCAGAGATTGGAGGGGAAATGGAGCAAGCCTGCAAAAAACCAACTAGGattttctcacacacatacaacacTTTAAACCTGAAACGTCAAGAGAAGATCCGAATACAGGCTGTGGGAAGGTTCCCGTACGCAAGACGGTGCCCAAACCCAGATTGTGTGAAcgcacaccaagcctatacaAAGCTGCCGTCTGGaaacgcctccccccccccccgagagacaAGGGGAGCCGCAGCC includes these proteins:
- the LOC128333794 gene encoding uncharacterized protein LOC128333794 isoform X1, yielding MATVPDLLLEYLGEEAEADFSSCTNEGSFYASAPGLENDATSPEQGVALKPAVEEALSRPSHAGRPEMLETNLLENSEPFAAPAHSAVLTRTYSIQDVQGQKHLVLRNPEGQAQLYARHLPAYRSTEKVMLKVHLLSHISTQTQLVSLEVMDQEGHMLYLTCEETNGLPQLKLVKRETTSEQPWRESERFHFQMSRLRWTAPKLIRAQFEARAFPSFCLAIPKEESRPLSLHQNGEDFATQFHLLART
- the LOC128333794 gene encoding uncharacterized protein LOC128333794 isoform X2, whose amino-acid sequence is MNGQPAGGVTERGAARLAALAGSFYASAPGLENDATSPEQGVALKPAVEEALSRPSHAGRPEMLETNLLENSEPFAAPAHSAVLTRTYSIQDVQGQKHLVLRNPEGQAQLYARHLPAYRSTEKVMLKVHLLSHISTQTQLVSLEVMDQEGHMLYLTCEETNGLPQLKLVKRETTSEQPWRESERFHFQMSRLRWTAPKLIRAQFEARAFPSFCLAIPKEESRPLSLHQNGEDFATQFHLLART